A window of Miscanthus floridulus cultivar M001 chromosome 12, ASM1932011v1, whole genome shotgun sequence genomic DNA:
CAGACACCAGGAAAAGGTAGTGTGTGCAAATCATAGTTGTAcccttcatcatcactatcttaCAACTTATCAAGAGGGCCACACTGAACTCAATTCTAGCTTTTTAACTACTGTTCTAAACAGTCTCACAGCAACAGCTTACACTTATTGTCTGTTTTAATGAGGTATTGAAACAATTTTTAACATACATCCCTTAGAAAAAGTTTGAGTTCAAAAGTTATCAATCTTTTTTAAAAGACTCAGACGGATTTAGTGTAATGATTTTCAACAGGCGTCTCTCTCTAGTTCCTTGTTTTGGTTGTGTTTAAGCCTATGGTGTAGCAACTATTGACGTGCCTGAACCGTGAAtaggggctcatgttgggtttcaactctagcctaccccaacttgtttgggactaaaaggctttgttgttgttgttaagcCTATGGTGTAGCTGGGCCTTACATGTTCTTCGCCTGGTCTACTGTGCTGCTGCGGCCAGGGCTGTTACTTGTGTTCTGTCTTAATATTGTCACAATAACATAACTGAAATTGAATACAATTGCAAGCTACAAGGACATTACTTCACCTGAAGTTAGAGCTAATGCCTTTTGTTGGCCTTTACCTTAGCAGGACCAAGGCAGACAATGATAATTGAGTGTGGATTATGATTGCCACCTCTTATTCCGCATCCATATATAAAAAAGGCAGGCACTAGATCTGAGTTCCCAAGAAATAACATATTAATAACTTGCCAATTAAAATATACTGCAGGAAcagagggttttttttttttctggatgCTCCTGGTATGATAGCGTATGACCCATGGCAAATTTCTCTCAAGCTTCAAATTTTAATACAAAGTGAACTGAGCATTATGGTTTTGCTTCCCTCATCATTATGAAATGAAATTGAACCTCAAGCTGATTACTGGCTGTTCATGCTGCATGAAATTACTCATGATTGCAAGGTAAATGATAAAATACATAAAATTTCAGAAAGCAGTATTCACAAGTAGCGAAGCAAACTACAGCACATCAAAGATTCCTCAAATGTGTATGATCACTCATAAGTATTCCGATGACGTCATGGAATTAAATTTTCATAGAAACAAATTAGTTCAAGTACCAACCATGAGTAGTAAGTGCAATTATAGGCACAATGATCATGCACTTACGCACCAGGTAGTGTAGGGAAAAACTTGTAACTGTACAACAAGGTTCCACATCTGTGTTTATATCAATAAGGTGGATGGAACTTTCTTCCCGTAGGCCAGTATAGTATGTTTGACTATTCCTGTTTATCTTCACCTCCATCCGTGCTGGCATCATCAACGCTCGCTCCTTCAATATTTACAACTTCAACTTCACTGTCGGCCTTTGCAACTTCAACCTTATCATCACCACTTTCCCGCCAATTCAAGCGTACAGGTCTTCCCATAAGTTCCTAAATAAAGGACAAATATAAATCTGATACCTTAGTGCCTTAATGTGCTTGTAGTTTAATACATCTTACATTCGATTTTATAAAAAGATGGAATGGCAAAATGGGACAGAGACAGACAATTCATCTAACTGCATGATAACACTATAGCAGGTCTGTTGTTGCAAGTCAATGGCAAGGGTCCTCAAAATTATTATCAAAAACAGATGGAGAGAGAATACAGTTGATAATTGATAAGGCATTTTTATTTTTATCTAGTGGAGGCATGTGACGGACGTATGCTATATATCTTCACAAACAAAAACGTAAGGTAGAAGTTTGTATGTAACACCTTTCCATCAAGCTCAGTGAGAGCAGCCTCTGCTTCTTCTTTTGTCCCAAAGGAAACAAAACCATACCCAGCTGCTTTTCCATTATCGAATATAATGTTAGCAGAAAGCGGGTTAAATTTTGCAAAGAATTCTTTAACATTGGGAGCCCTTGCTTTCCATGGAAGATTGGACACATAAAGCTTGTGCCTCTCTATAATGGTGCCAGGAGGAGGAAGCGGAGCTGGTTTTCTGAAGCTCTTTGAAAACTCCACCTTGATTGCCCGCCCCATTACATCCTAGAAAATATTATTCTCAATGTTAGTATCTTATTTTGGAGAAATCTTTAGGTGTCAACATTTTAATGATTAGCTCAATGATGATGATACATGACTGATAAACTCGGCCCATGTTATAGAAAACTCAATCATGAAGTGATATTATTACAAGTAAATCCATGTCCACGTAAAGTGCGAGCCGTTAATATCCACTAAGTTGCTGAAAGCCTCAGTGGAGGAGAATGCAAGTGAGGTCAATGGATTGGATTCCCTAAGACTGCAATTTATATATCATCTTCTACTTCACATCTACTCTGTCTATCTGATGCTCAATCGTGAAACTACAGCATGGTGCAAACCAAAGACATCAAGGCCGCGCTCACATGGGAGTTAAGCTTCTCAGCGGCGGTGGCTGCCTCCTCCGCCGTCGACATCGTGACGAACGCGAACCCCCTGTTTCTGCCATCCTTCCCCTTGATGACCTGCCAAACAAACGCAACGAAAGCTGAATATCGCAACTGGAAATTCAAACTCGGACACCCTAAACGCACGCGGGCCTCAACGGCTCTCCAGGGCACGCGGCATTGCGTTCACGGAAATCGATCGCGCCTCCCACCCCCACCTCGACGTCCTTGACGGTGCCGTGTTGCGCGAATAGCTTCTCGATCTCCGGCGCCGGGAAGGACCAGGGCAGGTTGGCCACGTACAGCTTCCGCCGCTTCTCCCCctgctcctccccctcctccgccACGGGGGCGGCGGCCTGCGCCTCTGGGGGCGAGGACGCCgcgacgcggacgcggacgcggacgcggaggcggagccgCGCCTGGTGCAGGCGGCGAGGGGAGCGGAGCGGAAGGAGAGGAAGGGCAAAGTGGGCAACCCGCGGCGCGGGGAGCGCCGCGCcggggctggggctggggctgcGCGCGAGCGAGAGCGCCATAGCGAAGCGGAGCGTGCGGCGCGGGTTGTTCGGGCTGGGAAGTGGGAAGAGTTTgtggggctggccggctgggCGCCTGGGCCTCGGGAGGCCGTTGGACTGGCTGAGGACGCTTCTGCCCCTGACCTGACCGTGACATTTTTGGGCCGGCTTGGATTTCGTTTCGGAATAATGTGTGGGTGCCTGCGCTCGCTGGATAATGTGAGCGGGGGCTGAGAATAGATGGCGTTCATTGTCTGTGGACGCCCAACACTGCACATTTCACCTGAAAAAAAAAAACGCCACTGCgctttcatcattcagtacctaaAATTCGCAAGTGGCATTCAGGTGCGATCTAGAATTCGATCTGCTTTTTATCAGCCCTGTTTCTTTGTTTCTTAAGCTATGGGCAGCAGCAGGTCAGCTGAATTCATGATTTGGTATACACCTTGAGGGCTCCAGTTCtcggagcagaactggagctggACATTCCAAGCCTAGTCCTCCGTATTTTTTGGATCTTGTCACGTTGGTCAATCTATTCACGGGCTCTACTATTTGAGGCTCAGAGAGATCAGAGATGGGTGATTGAATGATTCTTTCTCGGACAGGTGCATTTACTGATACATGAACAAAGATAATAAGGTGCGCCAGAACTGGTCCCTTGTCTCTTGAACAATGCAGCGTCTCTGAAAAAGATAAGCGCCATTATGTGCACTGTAGCAGCTAGGCTAGCCCTAGCAGTCTAGCAGCATCTGCTCTCTTCTCTACCACGCTGGGCCTATTTATGTATACATTTGTTTCCACATACTAGTGCTAATATGTACTAGTACTTTCTAATATTAGTATCGAATTGGAGTCTTGTGCAATGTGGCAGGTTACTTCTAGTAGGATGAAGGAACCTGATGGTGAGTTGGGCCCAGAGCTTGAAAAGGCCAAGATCCACTGCCTTCTTCAAAGTAGGAACATGGTAAATGCAGAAACTGGAAGCCAACGTGAACTTCTTCATTGACGAGCTAGTGAGCTCGCTCTGTTACTGATGATGTAACCAGAATTGTCCATGCTTGCTGAGCTTTTTTTTTGGTGTGTTCTAAAAAAAAAACCAATAACATATGAAAGAGAGTACTAGAGATTATATGATGATTGCCATTTGATTCAGGCCTAATTTCGTAGGACCCAGAAATCATTCAACCTTTGCTGCTTTCTTAAGCAAGGAGCTTCCTGGCAGCAAGGCCTGATTCCTGGGACCTAGTCCGGGCCTAGAACCCTTTCAACGTCTCCTCTTGAACGAGACGCGCACGCACTGGATGACTGGACGAAGAAAAATCTGACACCACTTGTTGTCCTCAACAAAGTCGCTCAGCCTTTCAGAATTTTCCTCGTTATAAATTTCAGGCCGAAGCGGGGGCAGAAAAAACCGACCTGTGCCCTGTGCTGGCCTGCTGGGACGAAAGCGATCTCGGTGATGTGCCATAAACACGAGGAAAAGCCGCGATATTGCCCCCGCAAATAAAAGGTGGTTTGATAGGAGTTTCGTTAGGGTTCCATCTGATCCGCTCGAAAGGGCACTGGATTCGTGTCGTTGTGCATTATACACGCCCTTTTCTTCATGATAGGCCTCACTCGTCGTTGCGGTGCGGGGATTGCTCAGAAGAATCTCTCCCCACACACACTGAAGCACAGCGTTGTCTTCTGTTTTATATCGCTCtctcttttagcaaaaatttGTTTTATCGGATGATCCTCTCTTTCCTCatgttgctgttgctgctgctacaAACTTATCGGATCAAAAGCGGGTGCTCGCACGAGGCGGCGGAGTGGGGGCAGTAGTACTGACTGTCTGTCACCATACCACTAGGCAGCTCCATTATCACGGTGAATTGGAGGAGGATAGGAAGCAGTGGTGGTGGGCATGAAGCCGCCCACTCGCCGATCGATTCCTCTCGCCTCGAAAGCGTGTGCTGGGTGAGCATGAACCGTACGTACACCCTCGTGacaccggccaccaccaccactccaccAGGAAGCAGCGAAGAATTGAAAGGCCCTTTTCTCAAATAAAATGAGGAGCTTTGAAAGCCATTGATTGTCATGAAGCCTTCCCGGCCATTGTTTGGCAAAATTCAGTAGAGAAGGAAGCTCGTACGCCGAACGTTTCGCGGAAAGGAACCGAGCAAGTACGGTGGTGTGGCCCTCCCCGTTGCTTTCTTCGTGGAAAACTGTTCGGCTGAGCTGGATTAAAGCTGGCCAGTCGTTTTCAGctaatttgttgcgagagaaaaatactgttctgaccaGTAGATAAACAGTGGTTTGTGAGGAGGAAGCAGGCCGGCTCCCGCCAGCCGAACGGACCGAAGTAAGGAACTCCCCAGATATCCCCCGGAACCATGACTCGCCAGCGATTCGATCCAATCCACATCCAAATTTTCTTCTGCCAGTTGATCTACATCTACGAGTAGTATCTACTACCTGCCATGGCCCATCGGAGGGGCCTGCCTGGTGAGTCCCACGGTAATTTGGTGCCGGCCGGCCGCAGACCGTAGCGACGACTGGCAAGGAAGACACGGCCGTCCGATCGCGTCACGGACGGCCGGGTGCGAGGCCGAACCGGGGTCCGTACTCCGTAGCGACGGATGGGGGCAGGAAGCGAGTGACATCACGCGGCGGCAGAAAGTCCTCggcgtgcgtgtgcgtgtgcgtgtgcgtgtgcgtgtgcgtgcgaCGCGGGGGGCGGGTGGCCAGTGGTGGGTGGGTGGCGGCGTTTGCCTATGGCAGCATCACGCGCGGGGGCAGGGTACGGTGGTGGGTGGTGGCCGCCCTGGTGGGCGCGGCCGCGCGGGCGCATTTTCCAGCCACTTCGCCCGCGCGGCGCGCGCGAGTGGGACGGACGGACGCCGCACGAGGCGCGGCGCAGGCGGCACGGCAAGCATGGACGTGCTCACCCCCACACTCTCCTGTCCGCACACACACAGTGCCAAAGCGCACTTGCGCCAGCAAGCATCCCCTTGGGAGGCCGGCCGACAGGGCCGACCGGGGGCGCCCTCCACGTTTCGCCTTTCTCTGGATGAGGAGACGGATTCTTTAAGGGGAATTCCCTGCGTGTCATTAAAAAAAAGATTGTAATACCCTACGAATTCTTAGAAAAGTTTAGCGGTCTTCAGCGTTAATGCTTAAACTTTTTTGTGCTCTTTATGTCACTGCCGTCAGTTTgaactctaacgccgtcaaactgcaggtgtgaaaaatcgaaaatacccttaagtttaaatatgtcattaattttttgagcatcttaacgatttcaaatgaaaaaactcaaaactagaaagttgcagatgtcgtcgagatctataatttttatttaaaaattatcttcatttaattccgtaaaaaaatgatttgatacgattaatatatcttagaaaactCATATTTTTTAcgaaattaaatgaagataatttttatatgaaaattatagatctcgatgagatctacaactttctagttttaagttttttcatttgaaattgttAAGATGCTTTAAAAAATGACATATTTAAatttaagggtatttttgacttttcgcACCTATAGCTTTATCGTATTAAAGTCTACGAAGGGTATaaaaaagttagaacagagaCGTTGAAAACCGCTAAACTTTTTAAGGACCCACAGAGATTCCCCCTTCTTTCAAGCCCGGAAGCCGCACGTGGACCTGCCAGCACACGGATCATTGGGCGCCGTACAGACCCATGGATCTGGGCTGCTAGATCGATCCGTCTTTATTGCGTCGACTGAGAGGGAGAGGGCCCTACCGCGGGCGAGCTTGAATGCCCGAACGCCGGTTGGGCGGGTGGTGACTACTCTTCCGTTTCCGTATGGGCGGAAGGAAGACATCCGGACGGCCCGCCCAGCGGCGACGATGGCCTAAGATGGCGACAACGTCGGCATCGACCGGCCGCTGTCCGGGCCGAACAGCGGGTCAACCAAAGTTAGGCAGGGGGCACGGCTCAGCTCGCCGTACCGCAGCGACGAATCACATTCCATTGCTAGCACCAGCCCCCCTGCATTGCACTTGCACATGTGCACGGTGGATTCTAGCATCAGACACCAGGCGGTGGATGGTACAGAGAAAAGAGGGGCGGAGGAGAAGAGAAACCACCATCAAATCAAGCAACACAAACCCTTGACATTGAAGGCCATCCAGGAGCAGCATTCTTATCCTTTTATTACAGGCAACAAGGCAAACACGAATATGAACACTCCTACCATTCCCCCATCTGTGACAGTATATGTATATGTACATTTCTACTGCTATATCAAGCACCGGTAAAAGTAGAACTAGGAAAACACCTATAGGTAAAACTTGCAAAACTTAGTAGTGACGACAAGAGTAACTGCTACAACTAGCTCGTTTCCTTTTAGAGGCACCAAACCCAAACCGTTGTTACTACTGTATTTGGCTGGCTATGCCTATGTATGTAGACCGGTCGATCCGGCAAACACCTATAGATGGTATGTAGAAATGCGTATGCTACAGTGGTGTACCGCTGTGTTCTGTGGATGAGGGCGGCCGcgtgggccggccggccggcatcGGAATCGGACCCGCGcctttggtggtctagaactccatgAGGCTGCCGAACGGCGACCGGTGCGGCACGCCCTTGCGCCGCTTCCCGGTGCGGAAGCTGTTGGCGGTCGCCGGCGGGGTCGACGGGGTGAAGCTCTGCACCACGCTGCTCTTGTCGCTGCCGCCGCTGGTGCTGGTGGACGAGTCGtcctccgactccgactccgacgccgccgccgccgcgcccctgtgctgctggtgctggtgctgggcctgcttcttcttcttcttgacggCGGCGTGCTTCTTGCGGATGCGGAAGTCGCCGGAGGTCCCGACGATCTGCGCGGCGCGTCCACGGGACATTAGTGCTACGGTGTTGTTATTGCAAACCACACGTGCGAAGCGGGGAATGCCAGCTATAGAACAATGGGGTGGCCTTGGATTGGACTGGCGGCGGGCGGCGTACCTTGCAGCCGAGGGAGCAGAAGCGGAAGGTGTCGAGGAGGCTGCGCTCGCAGACCTCGCAGGTGTTGGTGACGCCCTTGCCGGGCCTCGGCTGCGGGCGCTCGTTTAGGAACACCACGCGCGCGCTGTTGATGATGTAGGTCTGCACACCGGTGATGTCCAGCACCTTCTGAATCTCCGACACCCGGATCACGTCGTGGTAGGAGGACCTCCGTatctgcaccaccaccaccaaccgaACAGAGCATGCATCGCCGTCAGCAAGAAGCCGCAGATGGAACAGGCACATTTGCTGCCACTTCAAGAAAGTCAGTTATTCTCATCTTTGGATTTTTCGCCCTAAAACGTGAAAGGAAAGATTGGCCGTTGCAACCTTGGATGCAACTACCACAAGTCTCCGCGACGGAGGAGAGACCGATAACAAGAAGAGTCTTTGGATGGAACCACGGGCGCCGGCCGGAGCTGCCGTTTCTTTCCAAGAAAGGGCCCGGCGCCTGGTGCTCCAATCCGACGCCAAGAAATGCCACTTTTCCCCCCCGGGGGGTGTGCCCACCTGGATGGCGTGGTGGTCGCGGTGGTAGGCGAGGCACTGGGAGCAGAGCGCGCCgttcatgcagtcgaggcagtaCATGTTGCACTCGCTCTTGTGCGCGTCCGCGTGCAGCTTGCATTGACCGAAGAAGCTCGTCCCCAGCAGCGGCTTGAGCCACGGCGGCCACCGCTGGTTCTCCGCGCCGTCGCACCCGCCTCCTCCCTGCCGCATTCGATCCGGCGCCGCCATTAGCGCCAGCCCAATCCAACACAGAGCAAAGAAACAGGGCACCGAAAGAAAAGGAGTACAAAAGAGGGTGTGCTATCCACGTTACCACGGTGCCGCCGCCTCTGAGCGGCGATTCATCGTCGATTGCCATTTCCAGCGATCCACAACCAAAACTGCGAGGTGCAGAGCAGGGAGAATGTGGGTGTGGAGAGAAAGATAGAGAGTAGGGATAGGGGGGATTTGGAGTGGGAGAGAGGGGGAGGGAAGACGAGAGGAAAAGGCGAAGGCTTTGGAAGAAAGAAGTGGAGGTAGGAAAGCTGAGGTGGTAAATTACCAACAGGAAACGACGCTCTTCTGTGTTCGTGTCATGCCCGGTCGAGGCCGAGCTCGTCCTTATCCGCTCCCCCAGCCGGATCCGGTCCGCCGCCCGCCAGACCCGTTCTGCACCGTGCCCTATAAATTTTGGCTGCCTTCCCTCACACAGGTCAGCTGTCACGCTTCAGGTTCAGGAGATGTAAAACCTGGTCCATCAGATTGCTGTTGCTTCACGGTGCTCGATGCAGATATCACAGTGAAAGAAGCTCACTGCACACTGCAGTGAAAGTGTGAAATCACTGCATGCCAAGTCGTGCTGTCGAGTGGAGTTTTCGTCCGAGCTGCTGCAGTCAATCGAGGGCACGCAGCCATCAGCAGTGACGTCGAGTCTTGTTCCATCTGGTTCCGGGCACTGGTCACACAAGTCACAGCCTGAGACCCGATCCGACCCGGCCCGGCACACATGTCCTCGTTTTCTCACTTTGTTGGTGTTGTTTGTTTATTGGTCAGAATACCTGGTGCTTTGTGCGGTTTCTTCGTCACTTGCTCCACCAATGCTGCTGTAGCCTCTAGGAGGCGCCCATTCAGGGCGGTGGCTAGTGCAGATGTGCCAAAGCACCCAGCCACGATTTTCCCGCTGTGAAAAAGTTACCACTAGCCAGCCACGCCGTTTTCGAGTCACGCCACCGGCAAGCGGATCAACCACGGCCGCACCGAGGGAGCTTCACCTGGCCAGGCGCCCAGGCCAGGGGAGGCGCAATGGGGCATCCGCCATCCGCGGCACAAGTATAAACCGATCACCACCGATGGATGGGCCGGGCAGGAGGGGATCAGATGCTCGCTTTCACATCCTCCAGTGTTTTTCAATTTCGCTTGACAATTTCACTCGAAGTCTACGCGCACCCTGCAGTGCAGTTGCTGCGTTATTCACGCATGGCGACGTGTGATGTAAGCCTGATGTATGATCATCATTTATCATCCCCCCTGCTTCACGGTCTCAATTTACGGGACGAAGCAACCGTATGCTACGAAAGCTCAGAAAACGGCCAATGTGAGTGTGTGTGGAAGCTACGCGAGCCTAGCTAGGGTTACCATTGGCTCGTTCGTCCGTCCTTTTTTCTTGGGTGCTACAGGAGTGGaagcatgcatatgcatgggCACTGATCTGGCTGGACAGCATCGCGGTTGCGAGGAAAGGCTCCTCGAGAGCTGGCCGCCGGAGCGTTCGAAAAGGCTACGGCGTGTCTGGTTAATCATGCCGTGCATTATTCGGGATCCCGTGGCAGCCATTCATAATCGTCGTGTGGAAAGATGCCTGTTCCTGTTCTTGGTTCCGGCGGGCTGGGATGGGCATGCATGGGACCCCGGACACGGAGGAGAGATCCAGCCAGGAAAGAAGGGCAGCTCAAATATGCACCCATGCCGCGGGCATCCCCCCATCATCCTCATGTTCGTTTCGCTTATACGCTGTACTTTATCAGCCAACAAATaaaatttttctctcacaacaaatcagccaacca
This region includes:
- the LOC136497115 gene encoding 28 kDa ribonucleoprotein, chloroplastic-like → MALSLARSPSPSPGAALPAPRVAHFALPLLPLRSPRRLHQARLRLRVRVRVRVAASSPPEAQAAAPVAEEGEEQGEKRRKLYVANLPWSFPAPEIEKLFAQHGTVKDVEVIKGKDGRNRGFAFVTMSTAEEAATAAEKLNSHDVMGRAIKVEFSKSFRKPAPLPPPGTIIERHKLYVSNLPWKARAPNVKEFFAKFNPLSANIIFDNGKAAGYGFVSFGTKEEAEAALTELDGKELMGRPVRLNWRESGDDKVEVAKADSEVEVVNIEGASVDDASTDGGEDKQE
- the LOC136497435 gene encoding protein RGF1 INDUCIBLE TRANSCRIPTION FACTOR 1-like, coding for MAIDDESPLRGGGTVGGGGCDGAENQRWPPWLKPLLGTSFFGQCKLHADAHKSECNMYCLDCMNGALCSQCLAYHRDHHAIQIRRSSYHDVIRVSEIQKVLDITGVQTYIINSARVVFLNERPQPRPGKGVTNTCEVCERSLLDTFRFCSLGCKIVGTSGDFRIRKKHAAVKKKKKQAQHQHQQHRGAAAAASESESEDDSSTSTSGGSDKSSVVQSFTPSTPPATANSFRTGKRRKGVPHRSPFGSLMEF